In Synechococcus sp. UW69, the following are encoded in one genomic region:
- a CDS encoding DegT/DnrJ/EryC1/StrS aminotransferase family protein, producing MQVPPFSLGQQINDLGVDLEEAVLAVLRSGQYIGGPQIKQFEEAFAVSVGCDHAVGCNSGTDALILALRALGIGAGDEVITCSFSFFATAEAISAVGATPVFVDVDPSTYLIDFDQIETAITPATKALMPVHLFGRAVDMNQLMAIAERHQLKVIEDCAQATGARWNGQPVGSFGDAGCFSFFPTKNLGAAGDAGAVTTSDADLAQAMRELAVHGMPERYLHTSLGYNSRLDAIQAAVLNVKLPKLESWISNRTAIASRYRDALGDLQGLTLPSSNEGHSWNQFVVRIGSCPTGQPLCNASCNTSTTSARHGIPESCCRDWLKQTLHERGVSTIIYYPIPIHRQPAYAHLGLKQGSLPVTEQLCSQVLSLPIFPELKEDQQQTVIDTLRQLLVSNAPAQFRRSEGRDQDRMVA from the coding sequence CAGGTACCTCCCTTCAGCCTCGGCCAGCAGATCAACGATCTGGGTGTGGACCTCGAAGAGGCGGTTCTTGCGGTGTTGCGCAGCGGTCAGTACATCGGCGGACCGCAGATCAAACAATTCGAGGAGGCCTTTGCCGTCAGCGTCGGCTGCGACCACGCCGTGGGCTGCAACAGCGGCACCGATGCACTGATCCTGGCCTTGCGTGCCCTCGGCATTGGTGCAGGCGATGAGGTGATCACCTGCTCGTTCAGTTTTTTCGCCACCGCTGAAGCCATCAGCGCCGTCGGCGCCACACCGGTGTTCGTGGATGTCGACCCCAGCACCTACCTGATCGATTTCGACCAAATCGAAACCGCGATCACCCCGGCCACCAAGGCCCTGATGCCGGTGCATCTGTTTGGCCGTGCGGTGGACATGAACCAGTTGATGGCGATTGCGGAGCGCCATCAACTGAAGGTGATCGAAGACTGCGCCCAGGCCACGGGAGCCCGCTGGAACGGCCAACCCGTAGGCAGCTTTGGTGATGCGGGCTGCTTCAGTTTTTTCCCCACCAAAAACCTCGGTGCGGCCGGTGACGCTGGTGCCGTCACCACCAGCGATGCCGATCTGGCCCAGGCCATGCGCGAGCTGGCCGTGCATGGCATGCCCGAGCGCTACCTGCACACGAGCCTTGGGTACAACAGCCGACTTGATGCCATTCAGGCAGCAGTGCTGAATGTGAAACTGCCGAAGCTGGAGAGCTGGATCAGCAACCGCACAGCCATTGCCTCCCGTTACCGAGATGCCCTAGGGGATCTCCAAGGACTCACCCTGCCGTCCTCCAACGAAGGCCACAGCTGGAACCAATTCGTCGTGCGCATCGGCAGCTGCCCCACCGGCCAACCGCTCTGCAACGCCAGCTGTAATACCTCCACCACCAGTGCACGCCACGGGATCCCGGAGAGCTGCTGCCGCGACTGGCTCAAACAGACCCTTCATGAGCGCGGTGTGAGCACGATCATCTACTACCCGATTCCGATTCACCGGCAACCGGCCTACGCCCACCTCGGCTTGAAGCAGGGCTCCCTGCCGGTGACAGAACAGCTCTGCAGCCAAGTTCTCAGCCTGCCGATCTTCCCTGAGTTAAAGGAAGACCAGCAACAAACGGTGATCGACACCCTGCGACAACTGCTGGTGTCCAATGCTCCGGCCCAGTTCCGCCGCAGCGAAGGGCGCGATCAGGACCGGATGGTGGCGTAA